Proteins from one Nakamurella multipartita DSM 44233 genomic window:
- a CDS encoding sugar porter family MFS transporter, which produces MGEHGGSFDSSASIYDDSDEGKGVVRIASVAALGGFLFGYDSAVINGANSAIQEYFNAGALELGFTVAAALLGAAAGALLAGRLADHIGRLSVMRLAAVLFAISAIGCALVPSLWMLILFRLIGGIGVGVASVIAPAYIAEIAPAKIRGRLGSLQQLAIVTGIFISLLVDFLLANAAGGSNADFWFGWEAWRWMFFMMIIPALLYGGLALTIPESPRYLIAKHRIAEAKEVLTGLLGPRNIDAKIEKIRASMERETEPSWKDLKSTTTGRIAGIVWIGLLLSVFQQFVGINVIFYYSNILWEAVGFTEDQSFIITVISATINILTTLIAIATIDKVGRKPLLLIGSVGMTVTLATMAIIFGTAGECTQVIADQCTEANVADGTPNLSVAILGAASPIVALIAANLFVVAFGMSWGPVVWVLLGEMFPNRMRAAALSLAAGGQWVANWIVTVTFPPLADISLALAYSLYAAFAFLSFIFVSKWVQETKGKQLEDMHA; this is translated from the coding sequence ATGGGCGAGCACGGTGGCAGCTTCGACAGCAGCGCATCGATCTACGACGATTCCGACGAAGGCAAGGGCGTCGTCCGGATCGCCTCGGTGGCCGCGCTCGGCGGGTTCCTGTTCGGGTACGACAGCGCGGTGATCAACGGCGCCAACTCGGCCATCCAGGAATACTTCAACGCCGGGGCGCTGGAGCTGGGCTTCACGGTGGCGGCCGCGCTGCTGGGCGCCGCGGCCGGTGCGCTGTTGGCCGGGCGGCTGGCCGACCACATCGGCCGGCTGTCGGTGATGCGCCTGGCCGCGGTGCTGTTCGCGATCAGCGCCATCGGCTGCGCGTTGGTACCCAGCCTGTGGATGCTGATCCTGTTCCGGTTGATCGGCGGCATCGGCGTCGGCGTCGCCTCGGTGATCGCGCCGGCCTACATCGCCGAGATCGCGCCGGCCAAGATCCGCGGCCGGCTGGGTTCGCTGCAGCAACTGGCCATCGTCACCGGCATCTTCATCTCGCTGCTGGTGGACTTCCTGCTCGCCAACGCCGCCGGCGGCTCGAACGCGGACTTCTGGTTCGGCTGGGAAGCCTGGCGCTGGATGTTCTTCATGATGATCATCCCCGCCCTGCTCTACGGCGGGCTGGCGTTGACCATCCCGGAGTCGCCGCGCTACCTGATCGCCAAGCACCGCATTGCCGAGGCCAAGGAGGTCCTCACCGGCCTGCTCGGCCCGCGCAACATCGACGCCAAGATCGAGAAGATCCGGGCCAGCATGGAGCGCGAGACCGAACCGTCCTGGAAGGACCTGAAGTCCACCACCACCGGCCGCATCGCCGGCATCGTCTGGATCGGCCTGCTGCTGTCGGTGTTCCAGCAGTTCGTCGGCATCAACGTGATCTTCTACTACTCCAACATCCTCTGGGAGGCCGTCGGCTTCACCGAGGATCAGTCGTTCATCATCACCGTCATCTCGGCCACCATCAACATCCTGACGACGCTGATCGCGATCGCCACCATCGACAAGGTCGGCCGAAAACCGCTGCTGCTCATCGGGTCGGTGGGCATGACGGTCACCCTGGCGACCATGGCCATCATCTTCGGCACCGCCGGCGAGTGCACCCAGGTGATCGCCGACCAGTGCACCGAGGCCAACGTGGCCGACGGCACGCCGAACCTGTCCGTGGCCATCCTGGGCGCGGCCTCGCCGATCGTCGCGCTCATCGCGGCGAACCTGTTCGTGGTCGCGTTCGGCATGTCCTGGGGCCCGGTGGTCTGGGTGCTGCTGGGCGAGATGTTCCCGAACCGGATGCGGGCCGCCGCCCTGTCGCTGGCCGCGGGCGGTCAGTGGGTGGCGAACTGGATCGTCACCGTCACCTTCCCGCCGCTGGCCGACATCTCGCTGGCGCTGGCCTACAGCCTCTACGCCGCGTTCGCCTTCCTGTCGTTCATCTTCGTCAGCAAGTGGGTGCAGGAGACCAAGGGCAAGCAGTTGGAGGACATGCACGCCTGA
- a CDS encoding enoyl-CoA hydratase/isomerase family protein, which produces MNQTEESLVIRVEGRLGRIMLNRPRQINALTLPMIDGIRAALAGWADDPAVDVVLIDGAGERGLCAGADIRALRQSILDGSDEAMTFLADEYVMNKALADYPKPIVADQRGITFGGGLGVSAHCSVRIVAEDSQLAMPETLIGLWPDVGILHLLGRSPGQLGVHAALIGARLDAGDAIRAGLADHFVPADARPALLDALRAGVVPEFAGPPPAGALQQASWIDECYAFATAEEILSALLAHPDPAAQAAGQALAGMAPLSVKVTLRAVRAAASMTLAQVLAQDLRFAAHFMARPDLPEGIPAQVVDKDRNPRWQPARLADVSDADVDAFFTG; this is translated from the coding sequence ATGAATCAAACCGAAGAGTCCCTGGTGATCCGGGTCGAGGGCCGATTGGGCCGGATCATGCTGAACCGGCCGCGGCAGATCAACGCGCTGACGCTGCCGATGATCGACGGCATCCGCGCCGCGTTGGCCGGCTGGGCCGACGACCCCGCGGTCGACGTCGTGTTGATCGACGGGGCGGGCGAGCGGGGTCTGTGCGCCGGCGCCGACATCCGGGCGCTGCGGCAGTCGATTCTGGACGGCTCCGACGAGGCCATGACCTTCCTGGCCGACGAGTACGTCATGAACAAGGCGCTGGCCGACTACCCCAAGCCGATCGTGGCCGACCAGCGCGGCATCACCTTCGGTGGCGGGCTGGGGGTCTCCGCGCACTGCTCGGTGCGCATCGTCGCGGAGGATTCGCAGCTGGCCATGCCCGAGACGCTGATCGGGCTGTGGCCCGACGTCGGCATCCTGCACCTGCTCGGCCGCTCGCCCGGCCAGCTCGGGGTGCACGCCGCGTTGATCGGGGCCCGGCTGGACGCCGGCGACGCGATCCGGGCCGGGCTGGCCGACCACTTCGTGCCGGCTGACGCGCGACCGGCGCTGCTGGACGCGCTGCGCGCCGGGGTGGTCCCCGAGTTCGCCGGGCCGCCGCCGGCCGGGGCGCTGCAGCAGGCGAGCTGGATCGACGAGTGTTACGCGTTCGCCACGGCCGAGGAGATCCTGAGCGCCCTGCTGGCCCATCCGGACCCGGCCGCGCAGGCGGCCGGCCAGGCGCTGGCCGGGATGGCGCCGCTGTCGGTCAAGGTGACGCTGCGCGCGGTCCGGGCGGCGGCCTCGATGACCCTGGCGCAGGTGCTCGCCCAGGACCTGCGGTTCGCCGCCCACTTCATGGCCCGGCCGGACCTGCCCGAGGGGATCCCCGCGCAGGTGGTGGACAAGGATCGCAACCCGCGCTGGCAACCGGCCCGCCTCGCCGACGTCTCCGACGCCGACGTGGACGCCTTCTTCACCGGCTGA
- a CDS encoding ABC transporter ATP-binding protein — translation MTAEKTAPAGGAAPERPAFGPPPRRGPGGGGPMFGGMGMPAEKSLNFGPSLRRLLRRMRGEQVGLVLVFLLGVGSVMFAVIGPKILGNATNIIFDGIVGRQLPAGITKEQAIAGARLAGNSTFADMLSAMDVVPGVGIDFTALARTLMIVLALYILSSVFGYLQGYILNGVVQRTILELRSEIEDKLNRLPLSYLDRHQRGEVLSRVTNDIDNISQTLQQTLSQALTSLLTVVGVLVMMVIISPLLALVALIAVPLSLIVTQQIAKRSQPKFIVQWRSTGELNARVEETYTGHSLVKVFGRQADAEKAFDAKNDELYRASFGAQFISGTIMPSMMFIGNLTYVAIAVVGGLRVASGTMSLGDVQAFIQYSRQFTQPLTQLASMANVLQSGIASAERVFEFLDAEEQTPDPDAPLTVHDSRGRVEFEDVSFRYVPDKPLIDDLSLVAAPGQTVAIVGPTGAGKTTLVNLIMRFYELDSGRITLDGVDISAMTRADLRSRIGMVLQDTWLFAGTIRDNIAYGRPDASEEEILQAARATYVDRFVHSLPDGYDTLIDDEGSNISAGEKQLLTIARAFLADPALLILDEATSSVDTRTEVLVQHAMAALRADRTSFVIAHRLSTIRDADLILVMESGAIVQQGTHDELLQRGGAYADLYNAQFAGAVTAE, via the coding sequence ATGACGGCCGAGAAGACGGCACCCGCCGGTGGCGCCGCGCCGGAGCGGCCGGCGTTCGGTCCGCCGCCCCGGCGCGGTCCCGGTGGGGGCGGCCCGATGTTCGGCGGGATGGGCATGCCGGCCGAGAAGTCGCTGAACTTCGGCCCCTCGCTGCGGCGGCTGTTGCGCCGGATGCGCGGCGAGCAGGTGGGGCTGGTCCTGGTCTTCCTGCTCGGCGTGGGCAGCGTGATGTTCGCGGTGATCGGCCCGAAGATCCTGGGCAACGCCACCAACATCATCTTCGACGGCATCGTCGGTCGGCAGCTGCCCGCGGGCATCACCAAGGAGCAGGCCATCGCGGGCGCCCGCCTGGCCGGCAACAGCACGTTCGCGGACATGCTCTCGGCGATGGACGTCGTGCCGGGGGTGGGCATCGACTTCACCGCCCTGGCCCGCACGCTGATGATCGTGCTGGCGCTCTACATCCTGTCGTCCGTCTTCGGTTACCTGCAGGGCTACATCCTCAACGGAGTGGTGCAGCGCACCATCCTGGAGCTGCGGTCCGAGATCGAGGACAAGCTGAACCGGCTGCCGCTGAGCTACCTGGACCGCCATCAGCGCGGCGAGGTGCTCTCCCGGGTCACCAACGACATCGACAACATCTCCCAGACGCTGCAGCAGACCCTGTCCCAGGCGTTGACCTCGCTGCTGACGGTGGTCGGCGTGCTGGTGATGATGGTGATCATCTCGCCGCTGCTGGCCCTGGTGGCGCTGATCGCGGTGCCGCTGTCGCTGATCGTGACCCAGCAGATCGCCAAGCGGTCGCAGCCCAAGTTCATCGTGCAGTGGCGCTCCACCGGTGAGCTCAACGCCCGGGTCGAGGAGACCTACACCGGGCACAGCCTGGTCAAGGTGTTCGGCCGGCAGGCCGACGCCGAGAAGGCATTCGACGCCAAGAACGACGAGCTGTACCGGGCCAGCTTCGGCGCCCAGTTCATCTCGGGCACGATCATGCCGTCGATGATGTTCATCGGGAACCTGACCTACGTGGCGATCGCCGTCGTCGGCGGCCTGCGCGTGGCCTCGGGCACCATGTCGCTGGGTGACGTGCAGGCGTTCATCCAGTACTCGCGGCAGTTCACCCAGCCGCTGACCCAGCTGGCGTCGATGGCCAACGTGCTGCAGTCGGGCATCGCCTCGGCCGAGCGGGTCTTCGAGTTCCTGGACGCCGAGGAGCAGACCCCCGATCCGGACGCGCCACTGACCGTGCACGACTCCCGCGGCCGGGTCGAGTTCGAGGACGTCTCGTTCCGCTACGTGCCGGACAAGCCGCTGATCGACGACCTGTCACTGGTGGCCGCGCCCGGCCAGACGGTCGCCATCGTGGGGCCGACCGGGGCCGGTAAGACCACCCTGGTCAACCTGATCATGCGGTTCTACGAGCTGGACTCCGGCCGGATCACCCTGGACGGGGTGGACATCTCGGCGATGACCCGGGCGGATCTGCGGTCCCGGATCGGCATGGTGCTGCAGGACACCTGGCTGTTCGCCGGCACCATCCGGGACAACATCGCCTACGGCCGGCCGGACGCCAGCGAGGAGGAAATCCTGCAGGCGGCCCGGGCGACCTACGTCGACCGGTTCGTGCACTCCCTGCCGGACGGCTACGACACGCTCATCGACGACGAGGGCAGCAACATCTCGGCCGGCGAGAAGCAGCTGCTGACCATCGCCCGGGCGTTCCTGGCCGACCCCGCCCTGCTCATCCTGGATGAGGCGACCAGCTCGGTGGACACCCGCACCGAGGTGCTGGTGCAGCACGCGATGGCCGCGCTGCGGGCCGATCGGACCAGCTTCGTCATCGCCCACCGGCTGTCCACGATCCGCGATGCCGACCTGATCCTGGTGATGGAATCGGGCGCGATCGTGCAGCAGGGCACGCACGACGAACTGTTGCAGCGCGGCGGAGCGTACGCGGACCTGTACAACGCGCAGTTCGCCGGGGCGGTCACCGCCGAGTAG
- a CDS encoding PDDEXK family nuclease produces the protein MVPDLAGWTPIARGQDDVIARPQLLAAGLTRSQVSRYLANRRWQVLFPGVYLTHTGPVSRRSVAWAGLLYAGAGAALSHGTALWWDGIVDEPPGAIDLTIPSARRVAPQPGLRVHRSSAIAARTHPSRVPARTRIEESVLDHLESAEAQGVIDVLTRATQRRLTTAPRLRAALAQRARHPQRSLIAQILADVDVGAASPLEHRYLRDVERPHALPPATRNQADRTGAGNRYHDVRYRTWAVVVELDGRAAHPITEAFRDLRRDNSLVLAGETVLRFGWVDVATRPCAVAGQVGQVLRRGGWAGRPRPCGPRCGIADAA, from the coding sequence ATGGTTCCGGACCTGGCCGGCTGGACGCCGATCGCGCGTGGGCAGGACGACGTCATCGCCCGGCCGCAGCTGCTCGCGGCCGGGCTGACCCGGTCCCAGGTCTCCCGGTACCTGGCCAACCGGCGGTGGCAGGTGCTCTTCCCGGGCGTCTACCTCACCCACACCGGGCCGGTCTCCCGGCGGTCCGTCGCGTGGGCGGGGCTGCTGTACGCCGGGGCCGGCGCGGCGCTGAGCCACGGCACCGCCCTCTGGTGGGACGGAATCGTGGACGAGCCGCCCGGCGCGATCGACCTGACGATTCCCAGTGCGCGTCGGGTCGCCCCGCAGCCGGGGCTACGGGTGCACCGCTCGTCGGCGATCGCGGCGCGAACCCATCCCAGTCGGGTCCCGGCGCGGACCCGCATCGAGGAATCGGTGCTCGACCACCTCGAGTCGGCCGAAGCGCAGGGCGTCATCGACGTCCTCACCCGGGCGACCCAGCGTCGGCTGACGACCGCCCCGAGGCTGCGCGCGGCCTTGGCGCAGCGGGCGCGGCACCCGCAGCGCTCGCTCATCGCGCAGATCCTGGCCGACGTGGACGTCGGGGCAGCGTCCCCGTTGGAGCATCGCTACCTGCGCGACGTGGAGCGCCCGCACGCGCTGCCCCCGGCGACCCGCAATCAAGCCGACCGGACGGGCGCGGGGAACCGGTATCACGATGTCCGCTACCGGACGTGGGCCGTGGTCGTCGAACTCGACGGTCGAGCGGCGCACCCGATCACCGAGGCGTTCCGGGACCTGCGCCGGGACAACAGCCTGGTCCTGGCCGGCGAGACGGTGCTGCGGTTCGGCTGGGTGGATGTGGCCACCCGACCGTGCGCGGTGGCGGGGCAGGTCGGGCAGGTCCTGCGGCGCGGCGGTTGGGCCGGCCGGCCGCGGCCGTGCGGCCCGCGCTGCGGGATCGCGGATGCGGCCTGA
- a CDS encoding ABC transporter permease, with protein sequence MLKVTLKGLLAHKLRLGMSAFAIILGVAFVAGTFVFTDTLNRSFTDLFRQTAPDVTVRPVHTASAAGGDGFTGPDSRTVPADLLAGLAARPGVARVDGQITDQSTFIVGRDGKVVGSGGGAPGMGLTFTDGPAADGSPIVTLTGGRAPAGPDEFVLDDKAAAAAGYAVGDQITLVTAGPEPTVRGTMVGTVRFGQTGNTIGATLVLMDAATAQRLYLGGQDAFTDIAVTGDGSVSNAGLRDEVGAALPTGFEALDDAQIAAESQSSLEQGLSFITTFLLVFAAVALVVGTFLILNTFSIIVAQRTRELALLRALGASRRQVTRSVLIEALVVGLVGSTIGLALGFGLALGLKALFGAIGLDLSGAGLVFAWRTVAVAYAVGVLITLLAAYLPARRAAQVPPVAAMRDDVAMPESSMRRRLVAGGMLTAVGAGLMGWSLAADGGLTALGIGVLAVFVGVALLAPVIGRPIVGLIAAPFPRLFGPVGVLARQNARRNPRRTAATASALMIGLALVSAMAVLGQSTKASVDELIGSDLRADYVVSNAIGMPFSTDIAGRIAAVPGVAEVVPVRYGQARIDGQDTFLTGTEVAGYGRMVTLTVREGSLDGGGVVVGADRAAQRGWHVGDVLPLTFADRTIDLPVTAVVEPSQLAGSTIVPLDVLQQSGQSPVDSTLYVARAPGSDAAAVTAAIDTSIADLPTITAKDQAAFAAEQRAPVDQILTIVYALLGLAVIIAVLGIVNTLALSVIERTREVGLLRAVGLSRRQLRSMVRLESVAIAVLGAVLGVGLGLVFGISLRQALSGDGVSVLSVPVGQLAVFVLLSALVGVLAAVWPARRAARMDVLRAITAD encoded by the coding sequence ATGCTCAAGGTCACCCTCAAAGGCCTGCTGGCCCACAAACTCCGGCTCGGGATGAGCGCTTTCGCGATCATTCTGGGGGTCGCGTTCGTCGCCGGCACGTTCGTCTTCACCGACACCCTGAACCGCAGCTTCACCGACCTGTTCCGGCAGACCGCCCCCGACGTCACCGTCCGGCCGGTGCACACCGCGTCCGCCGCCGGCGGGGACGGCTTCACCGGGCCGGATTCGCGGACCGTGCCCGCCGACCTGCTGGCCGGCCTGGCCGCGCGCCCCGGGGTGGCCCGGGTGGACGGTCAGATCACCGACCAGAGCACGTTCATCGTCGGCCGCGACGGCAAGGTCGTCGGCAGCGGCGGCGGCGCCCCGGGGATGGGCCTGACCTTCACCGACGGGCCGGCCGCCGACGGTTCGCCGATCGTCACCCTCACCGGCGGTCGGGCGCCGGCCGGCCCCGACGAGTTCGTGCTGGACGACAAGGCCGCCGCGGCCGCCGGGTACGCCGTCGGTGACCAGATCACCCTGGTGACCGCCGGTCCCGAGCCGACGGTGCGCGGAACCATGGTCGGCACGGTGCGTTTCGGTCAGACCGGCAACACCATCGGCGCCACCCTGGTGTTGATGGACGCGGCCACCGCGCAACGGCTGTACCTGGGTGGGCAGGACGCGTTCACCGACATCGCCGTCACCGGCGACGGTTCGGTGTCCAACGCCGGCCTGCGGGACGAGGTCGGTGCGGCGCTGCCGACCGGTTTCGAGGCGCTGGACGATGCGCAGATCGCCGCCGAGAGCCAGAGCAGCCTGGAACAGGGCCTGTCCTTCATCACCACGTTCCTGCTGGTGTTCGCCGCCGTGGCCCTGGTCGTCGGGACCTTCCTCATCCTGAACACGTTTTCGATCATCGTGGCTCAGCGGACCCGAGAACTGGCCCTGCTGCGGGCGTTGGGCGCCTCGCGTCGGCAGGTGACCCGCTCGGTCCTGATCGAGGCGCTGGTCGTCGGCCTGGTCGGGTCGACCATCGGCCTGGCCCTGGGCTTCGGCCTGGCCCTTGGCCTCAAGGCGCTGTTCGGCGCGATCGGTCTGGACCTGTCCGGAGCCGGGCTGGTGTTCGCCTGGCGGACGGTCGCCGTCGCCTACGCGGTGGGCGTGCTGATCACCCTGCTGGCCGCCTACCTGCCGGCCCGGCGGGCGGCGCAGGTCCCGCCGGTCGCCGCGATGCGCGACGACGTGGCCATGCCCGAGTCGTCCATGCGCCGCCGGCTGGTGGCCGGTGGAATGCTCACCGCCGTCGGGGCCGGGCTGATGGGGTGGTCGCTGGCCGCCGACGGCGGGCTGACCGCGCTGGGCATCGGCGTGCTGGCCGTCTTCGTCGGGGTGGCCCTGCTCGCCCCGGTGATCGGCCGGCCGATCGTCGGGCTGATCGCCGCACCGTTCCCGCGGCTGTTCGGCCCGGTGGGCGTGCTGGCCCGGCAGAACGCCCGGCGCAACCCGCGCCGCACCGCGGCCACCGCCTCCGCGTTGATGATCGGGCTGGCCCTGGTCAGCGCGATGGCGGTGCTGGGTCAGTCCACCAAGGCCAGCGTCGACGAGCTGATCGGCTCGGACCTGCGGGCCGACTACGTGGTGTCCAACGCCATCGGCATGCCGTTCTCCACCGACATCGCCGGCCGGATCGCGGCCGTGCCGGGTGTGGCCGAGGTGGTGCCGGTGCGCTACGGCCAGGCCCGGATCGACGGGCAGGACACCTTCCTCACCGGAACCGAGGTCGCCGGCTACGGCCGGATGGTGACCCTGACCGTGCGCGAGGGCAGCCTGGACGGCGGCGGGGTGGTGGTCGGCGCCGACCGCGCGGCGCAGCGGGGCTGGCACGTCGGCGACGTGCTGCCGTTGACGTTCGCCGACCGCACCATCGACCTGCCGGTCACCGCTGTCGTGGAGCCCAGCCAGCTCGCCGGATCCACCATCGTGCCGCTGGACGTGCTGCAGCAGAGTGGGCAGAGCCCGGTCGACTCGACGCTTTACGTCGCTCGGGCGCCGGGGTCCGATGCGGCGGCCGTCACCGCGGCGATCGACACCTCCATCGCCGACCTGCCGACGATCACCGCCAAGGACCAGGCCGCGTTCGCCGCCGAGCAGCGCGCCCCGGTCGATCAGATCCTGACCATCGTCTACGCGCTGCTCGGGCTGGCGGTCATCATCGCCGTGCTGGGCATCGTCAACACCTTGGCGCTGTCGGTGATCGAGCGGACCCGCGAGGTCGGCCTGCTGCGCGCGGTCGGCCTGAGCCGCCGCCAGCTGCGGTCGATGGTGCGGCTCGAGTCGGTGGCCATCGCGGTGCTCGGGGCGGTGCTGGGCGTCGGCCTGGGGCTGGTGTTCGGGATCAGCCTGCGGCAGGCCCTGTCCGGTGACGGGGTGTCGGTGCTGTCGGTTCCGGTCGGCCAGCTGGCCGTGTTCGTGCTGCTGTCCGCGCTGGTCGGGGTGCTCGCCGCGGTCTGGCCGGCCCGCCGAGCGGCCCGGATGGACGTGCTGCGCGCCATCACCGCCGACTGA
- a CDS encoding DEAD/DEAH box helicase — MTTSVSARPQSDSSGQPRRRRRSGRGRGGNGSINGSINGSINGSGAGATGTAAPRTGQAPRSDRAPRTDQPARSRRSSRPAGPAATGSVSATAPAAGAAMPAVEPALTGPSTGFAELGVPTTLLPALTALGAPSPFPIQAATLPATLAGRDVLGRGKTGSGKTIAFAIPLVARLTGGRRVPNRPRGLILLPTRELALQVARTVEPLAKAAGLRTMVVFGGVGYGNQTAALRSGVDIVIACPGRLEDLVNQRACDLSGIEVTVLDEADHMADLGFLPVVRRLLRATPKVGQRLLFSATLDNGISVLVKEFLSDPILHAVDDETSPVEAMEHHIFAVDAGNRAQVIRELAQGGGRRLLFTRTKHSAKKWAAQLTKNGIPAVDLHGNLSQNARERNLAAFSAGSAKVLVATDIAARGIHVDGIELVVHLDPPTEHKAYLHRSGRTARAGAGGTVITVMLPEQRDDLRKLMKQAGISAATVAVAPGHPAIARLAG, encoded by the coding sequence ATGACTACTTCTGTTTCCGCGCGCCCGCAGTCCGATTCGTCCGGCCAGCCGCGTCGCCGGCGTCGCTCCGGCCGTGGCCGGGGCGGCAACGGCTCGATCAACGGCTCGATCAACGGCTCGATCAACGGTTCGGGTGCCGGCGCCACCGGCACTGCGGCCCCGCGCACCGGTCAGGCCCCGCGCAGTGACCGCGCCCCGCGCACGGACCAGCCGGCCCGATCGCGCCGCTCGAGCCGCCCGGCCGGCCCCGCCGCCACCGGTTCGGTCAGCGCCACCGCGCCGGCCGCCGGCGCGGCGATGCCCGCCGTCGAGCCGGCCCTGACCGGCCCCTCCACCGGCTTCGCCGAACTGGGCGTGCCGACCACGTTGCTGCCCGCGCTGACCGCGCTCGGCGCCCCCTCGCCCTTCCCGATCCAGGCCGCCACCCTGCCGGCCACGCTGGCCGGGCGGGACGTGCTCGGCCGCGGCAAGACCGGCTCCGGCAAGACCATCGCCTTCGCGATCCCGCTGGTGGCTCGGCTGACCGGCGGCCGCCGCGTGCCCAACCGCCCGCGCGGCCTGATCCTGCTGCCCACTCGCGAACTTGCCCTGCAGGTTGCCCGCACCGTCGAGCCGCTGGCCAAGGCGGCCGGGCTGCGCACCATGGTGGTCTTCGGCGGCGTCGGCTACGGCAACCAGACCGCCGCCCTGCGCAGCGGCGTTGACATCGTCATCGCCTGCCCGGGACGGCTGGAGGACCTGGTCAACCAGCGCGCCTGCGACCTGAGCGGCATCGAGGTCACCGTGCTGGACGAGGCCGACCACATGGCCGACCTGGGCTTCCTGCCGGTCGTCCGGCGCCTGCTGCGGGCCACCCCCAAGGTCGGCCAGCGGCTGCTGTTCTCGGCCACCCTGGACAACGGCATCTCCGTGCTGGTCAAGGAGTTCCTGTCCGACCCGATCCTGCACGCCGTCGACGACGAGACCTCCCCGGTCGAGGCGATGGAGCACCACATCTTCGCCGTGGACGCGGGCAACCGCGCCCAGGTGATCCGCGAGCTGGCGCAGGGCGGCGGCCGACGGCTGCTGTTCACCCGCACCAAGCACAGCGCCAAGAAGTGGGCCGCGCAGCTGACCAAGAACGGCATCCCCGCGGTCGACCTGCACGGCAACCTGTCGCAGAACGCCCGCGAGCGCAACCTGGCCGCGTTCTCCGCCGGCTCGGCCAAGGTCCTGGTCGCCACCGACATCGCCGCCCGCGGCATCCACGTCGACGGCATCGAGCTGGTCGTGCACCTGGACCCGCCCACCGAGCACAAGGCCTACCTGCACCGTTCGGGCCGCACCGCCCGGGCCGGCGCCGGCGGCACGGTCATCACCGTCATGCTGCCCGAGCAGCGCGACGACCTGCGCAAGCTGATGAAGCAGGCCGGCATCTCCGCCGCCACCGTGGCGGTCGCCCCGGGTCACCCGGCGATCGCCCGCCTGGCCGGCTGA